A genomic region of Bernardetia sp. ABR2-2B contains the following coding sequences:
- the rplU gene encoding 50S ribosomal protein L21, with the protein MYAIVEIAGQQFKVEKDRFIYTHRLQGNEGDEVTFDKVLLVEDNGTVSIGEPQLSGASVSGEVLAQVKGDKVIVFKKKRRKGYKTKNGHRQQFTKVLIKDILI; encoded by the coding sequence ATGTACGCAATCGTAGAAATAGCCGGACAACAGTTCAAGGTTGAAAAAGATCGTTTTATCTATACGCACCGTCTTCAAGGAAATGAAGGCGACGAAGTAACTTTTGACAAAGTTCTTTTGGTAGAAGATAACGGCACTGTTAGTATTGGCGAGCCTCAATTATCTGGGGCTTCAGTGAGTGGAGAAGTTCTTGCTCAAGTAAAAGGCGACAAAGTAATCGTTTTTAAGAAAAAACGTCGTAAAGGCTACAAAACAAAAAACGGACACCGTCAGCAATTCACTAAAGTCTTGATTAAAGACATTCTAATTTAG
- a CDS encoding formate--tetrahydrofolate ligase gives MKSDIEISRQTELLPITEIAQKVTIPTEELIPYGKYIAKLPLELISSQNDSNKKEKESNLILVTAITPTKAGVGKTTTSVGLGLGLAKIGKKAIVALREPSLGPCFGMKGGAAGGGYAQVLPMENINLHFTGDFHAITSANNMIAALLDNYQFQNRGSENQLRQILWKRVLDVNDRSLRNVVTGLGSISNGVPTETGFDITPASEIMAILCLATDLEDLKQRIGNILLGYRKSSTTGQGPVFIKDLGFEGAITVLLKDAIQPNLVQTTENTASIIHGGPFANIAHGCNSVLATKMALNFADYVVTEAGFGADLGAEKFMNIKCRKSGLSPKVTVIVATSQALKLHGKVAESEIKKPNLEGIKEGTKNLEKHIENMQSFGQSVVVAFNKYDFDTDEEIEFLKEFCQSKNVNFAINNGFLEGGKGAEELAKTVVEVCQNNPSKALEFTYKDEDTIETKIRKVAQKIYGANDISLSDKAQKMLSKTSNLGFSHFPVCIAKTQYSFSDDAKKLGVAKNFTLHIEDLVINSGAEFIVAVSGTIMRMPGLPKEPQALKIDIKNGSIEGLS, from the coding sequence ATGAAATCAGATATTGAAATTTCTCGCCAAACAGAGCTGTTACCCATTACAGAAATTGCTCAAAAAGTAACCATTCCGACGGAAGAGTTAATTCCTTATGGAAAATATATTGCAAAACTACCTTTGGAATTAATAAGTTCTCAGAATGATTCTAATAAAAAAGAAAAAGAGTCAAATCTAATTTTAGTAACGGCCATAACGCCCACAAAAGCAGGAGTAGGCAAAACCACAACTTCGGTAGGCTTAGGCTTAGGACTTGCAAAAATTGGAAAAAAAGCTATTGTGGCACTTCGTGAACCCTCTTTAGGTCCTTGTTTTGGAATGAAAGGAGGAGCTGCAGGTGGAGGATATGCACAAGTTTTGCCCATGGAAAATATCAACTTGCATTTCACAGGCGATTTCCACGCCATTACTTCGGCAAATAATATGATTGCTGCTTTATTGGACAATTATCAATTTCAAAATAGAGGTTCTGAAAATCAGCTTCGTCAGATTCTTTGGAAACGAGTTTTAGATGTTAATGACCGTTCGCTTCGAAATGTTGTTACAGGCTTAGGAAGTATTAGTAATGGAGTTCCTACTGAAACAGGCTTTGATATTACACCTGCTTCCGAAATTATGGCTATCCTGTGCTTGGCAACTGATTTGGAAGACTTAAAACAACGAATAGGAAACATTCTTTTAGGTTACAGAAAATCATCGACTACAGGTCAAGGACCTGTTTTCATTAAAGATTTGGGCTTTGAAGGTGCAATTACCGTACTTTTGAAAGATGCTATTCAACCTAATTTAGTTCAGACAACCGAAAACACAGCTTCAATTATTCACGGAGGTCCTTTTGCAAATATTGCACACGGTTGTAATTCCGTTTTGGCTACCAAAATGGCATTGAATTTTGCAGATTATGTAGTTACAGAAGCTGGTTTTGGGGCAGATTTGGGGGCTGAAAAATTTATGAATATAAAGTGTCGTAAATCTGGACTTTCGCCAAAAGTAACGGTAATTGTAGCGACTTCTCAAGCTTTAAAACTTCACGGAAAAGTAGCAGAATCAGAAATCAAGAAACCAAATTTGGAAGGAATCAAAGAAGGAACAAAAAACCTAGAAAAGCACATCGAAAATATGCAGTCCTTTGGTCAGTCAGTTGTTGTGGCTTTCAATAAATATGACTTTGATACTGATGAAGAAATTGAGTTTTTGAAAGAGTTTTGTCAATCTAAAAATGTAAATTTTGCTATTAATAACGGCTTTTTGGAAGGTGGAAAGGGAGCAGAAGAATTAGCCAAAACGGTGGTAGAGGTCTGTCAGAATAACCCTTCAAAAGCTTTAGAGTTTACTTACAAAGATGAAGATACTATCGAAACCAAAATTAGAAAAGTAGCCCAAAAAATCTATGGAGCAAATGATATTTCTCTTTCAGATAAAGCTCAAAAAATGCTTTCAAAAACAAGTAACCTAGGTTTTTCTCATTTTCCTGTCTGCATTGCCAAAACGCAATATTCTTTTTCTGATGATGCAAAAAAATTAGGAGTAGCTAAAAATTTCACTCTGCATATTGAAGATTTAGTTATTAATAGTGGTGCTGAATTTATTGTGGCTGTTTCTGGTACGATTATGAGAATGCCAGGGCTTCCAAAAGAACCACAAGCATTAAAGATTGATATAAAAAATGGATCTATTGAAGGGTTGAGTTAA
- a CDS encoding glycosyltransferase has product MKIAYLSTFYPFRGGIAQFNALLYRNFEKINISVSAYNFTTQYPEFLFPGQTQYSTSEDNADQIPTQRTISSINPISYLQTASKISKEEPNLILMRYWLPFFAPALGTVAKKLKKKGTKSIVIVDNMIPHEKRFFDEIFTKYFLKNTDAYIVMSKSVEKDLLERKPNAKYIFHPHPIYEHFGEKIKREEALQKLGLLEDTGIDKVENKKILLYFGFVRKYKGLDLLLEAFKYLDDDYFLIIAGESYLSDSENKELQSSLDNHPKKQNIDTRLRYVSDSEVNLLFSAADANVLPYRHATQSGVSAIAFHFEVPSVVTDVGGLRDLIEPYNAGTIAENTTPKAIQNAIEELFEKKETTDYGKNLRVFKEKYSWENLAKKVLELYEQI; this is encoded by the coding sequence ATGAAAATAGCTTATCTATCTACTTTTTACCCGTTTCGTGGAGGAATTGCACAGTTTAATGCACTTCTATATCGTAATTTTGAAAAAATAAATATTTCTGTTTCTGCTTATAACTTCACAACACAATATCCTGAGTTTCTCTTCCCAGGGCAGACACAATATTCCACTTCTGAAGATAATGCAGACCAAATACCGACACAACGAACAATCAGTAGTATAAATCCAATTTCCTATTTACAGACAGCCTCTAAAATCTCAAAAGAAGAACCTAATTTAATTTTGATGCGTTATTGGCTGCCTTTTTTTGCACCAGCTTTGGGAACAGTTGCAAAAAAATTAAAGAAAAAAGGAACAAAGTCTATTGTCATTGTAGATAATATGATTCCACACGAAAAGCGTTTTTTTGATGAGATATTCACAAAGTATTTCTTGAAAAATACAGATGCTTATATCGTGATGAGCAAATCAGTTGAGAAAGACCTTTTGGAGAGAAAGCCAAATGCAAAATATATTTTCCATCCACACCCAATTTATGAGCATTTTGGGGAAAAAATAAAAAGAGAAGAAGCATTACAAAAACTAGGACTTTTAGAAGATACAGGAATTGATAAAGTTGAAAATAAAAAAATATTACTTTATTTCGGTTTTGTTAGAAAATATAAAGGTTTGGACTTGCTTTTAGAAGCCTTTAAATATTTAGATGACGATTATTTTTTAATTATTGCTGGAGAATCTTATTTGTCAGATAGTGAAAATAAAGAACTTCAAAGTAGTTTAGACAATCATCCCAAAAAGCAAAATATTGATACTCGTCTGCGCTATGTTTCAGATAGCGAAGTAAATTTGCTTTTTTCGGCTGCCGATGCCAATGTTTTACCGTATAGACACGCTACTCAAAGTGGAGTTTCGGCAATCGCTTTTCACTTTGAAGTGCCTTCTGTCGTTACTGATGTGGGTGGGCTTCGTGATTTGATTGAGCCTTATAATGCAGGAACGATAGCTGAAAATACAACACCAAAAGCCATTCAGAATGCCATAGAAGAACTTTTTGAGAAAAAGGAAACTACAGATTATGGTAAAAATCTGCGTGTTTTTAAGGAAAAATACTCGTGGGAAAATTTAGCAAAGAAAGTTCTGGAGCTTTATGAGCAAATTTAG
- a CDS encoding DUF1573 domain-containing protein, translated as MQKQFFGFLFTLVTLSFLFAFSPAYNSINWKQTSIEFGKIQKGKSVTASYEFVNTGKNPIVIQSAKGSCGCTGVEFSKEAIPAGQSSNIKATFNAAKIGAFSKTVTVMITGENEPVVLRFNGEVVE; from the coding sequence ATGCAAAAGCAATTTTTTGGTTTTCTTTTCACACTCGTTACACTTTCTTTTTTGTTCGCTTTTTCTCCTGCTTATAACTCCATTAATTGGAAACAAACCAGTATTGAATTTGGAAAAATACAGAAAGGAAAGTCTGTAACAGCAAGTTATGAGTTTGTCAATACAGGCAAGAATCCAATTGTTATTCAATCTGCAAAAGGTTCTTGTGGCTGTACAGGTGTAGAGTTTTCAAAAGAAGCTATCCCAGCAGGGCAATCAAGCAACATAAAAGCGACTTTTAATGCTGCCAAAATTGGAGCGTTTAGTAAGACTGTTACTGTGATGATAACTGGCGAAAACGAGCCTGTTGTTCTTCGTTTTAATGGCGAAGTGGTGGAATAA
- a CDS encoding sigma factor-like helix-turn-helix DNA-binding protein, producing the protein MSNSPFSTQNEELKSSIQTLLLLHVSESKISDLIAEAYTNTPNRWQEEIFYLLNSKLQDTSKRTEYLVEELSSDVAKNIYDSKVWQRINALSFEDKLPYLLHHTLGWDNEKIAKLLNISISGVEILLVSILKKLSK; encoded by the coding sequence ATGTCAAACTCTCCTTTTTCTACTCAAAACGAAGAATTAAAAAGCAGTATTCAAACACTACTTCTTTTACATGTTTCTGAAAGCAAGATTTCAGATTTGATAGCAGAAGCCTATACAAATACGCCAAACAGATGGCAAGAAGAAATATTTTATTTGCTCAATAGCAAACTACAAGATACAAGCAAAAGAACGGAATATTTAGTGGAAGAATTAAGTTCTGATGTTGCGAAAAATATATATGATAGCAAGGTTTGGCAAAGAATAAATGCTCTTTCTTTTGAAGATAAACTGCCTTATTTATTGCATCATACTTTAGGTTGGGATAATGAGAAGATAGCAAAGCTTTTGAATATTTCTATTTCAGGAGTAGAAATTTTATTGGTTAGTATCTTGAAAAAATTGAGTAAATAA
- the hemB gene encoding porphobilinogen synthase translates to MPFDFQSMRSRPRRNRQSAALRAMVEETSLSVADFIFPIFVIEGTNKKEPITSMPNIFRYSLDKLLEEIEECYALGIRAFAPFPSLTDEHKDSMATSSYDPENLYLKTITAIKEKFPDVFVMTDVAMDPYSSDGHDGIYKNGKIINDETLEILGKMAVAQARAGADYVAPSDMMDGRVGYLRNALDEAGFQDVGIIAYTAKYASAFYGPFRDALDSAPRFGDKKTYQMNPANVREALLEAKLDIEEGADMIMVKPALSYLDVISRVNQNSHVPIVAYNVSGEYAMIKAGAEKGWIDGEKVMLEVLLSIKRAGAKVILSYFAKEVAQILSKI, encoded by the coding sequence ATGCCTTTCGATTTTCAATCTATGCGTTCTCGCCCTCGTCGTAACCGTCAATCTGCTGCTCTACGTGCTATGGTGGAAGAAACGTCTCTTTCTGTTGCTGACTTTATATTTCCTATTTTTGTCATTGAGGGAACAAATAAAAAAGAACCTATCACTTCAATGCCTAATATTTTTCGTTATTCTTTAGATAAACTTTTAGAAGAAATTGAAGAGTGTTATGCTTTAGGGATTCGTGCTTTTGCTCCGTTTCCAAGCCTGACAGATGAGCATAAAGATTCGATGGCAACTTCAAGTTATGACCCTGAAAACCTTTATTTGAAAACAATAACAGCCATAAAAGAAAAGTTTCCAGATGTTTTTGTGATGACAGATGTAGCAATGGACCCGTACAGTAGCGACGGACACGATGGTATTTATAAAAATGGAAAAATAATCAATGATGAAACGCTAGAAATTTTGGGAAAAATGGCAGTTGCACAAGCTCGTGCAGGTGCTGATTATGTTGCGCCTTCAGATATGATGGACGGACGAGTAGGTTATTTGAGAAATGCTTTAGACGAAGCAGGTTTTCAAGACGTAGGAATTATTGCTTATACTGCTAAATATGCAAGTGCTTTTTATGGTCCTTTTAGAGATGCTCTTGATTCTGCGCCTCGTTTTGGAGATAAAAAAACCTATCAAATGAATCCTGCCAATGTTCGTGAGGCACTTTTGGAAGCCAAACTAGATATTGAAGAAGGTGCTGATATGATTATGGTCAAACCTGCGCTTTCTTATTTGGATGTAATTAGTAGAGTAAATCAAAACTCACACGTTCCGATTGTAGCCTATAATGTGAGTGGCGAATATGCAATGATAAAAGCAGGAGCAGAAAAAGGCTGGATAGATGGCGAAAAAGTAATGTTAGAAGTTCTTTTAAGTATAAAAAGAGCAGGAGCAAAAGTTATTTTATCGTATTTTGCAAAAGAAGTCGCTCAAATTTTATCTAAAATTTAA
- a CDS encoding S8 family peptidase, with product MKLKQLLFVQLIIIIFFSAGFSHSVFSQISEERLVYFTDKNGTSFSISRPLEFLTQKAVDRRNKQGISITEQDLPVNIDYINQIKDLGATVSHGIKWFNAAIVTADEATFTEIQNLSFVEKINKIVIHNNPNQRDRVSATCEVASLNDEETCQEFNVNKIADIKDTEENFDYGNSLAQIQMLGVDKMHEQGYLGQGIHIAVLDGGFLNTNSISAFAHADIPFVYDVVRNGKNIYRTSNHGTRVLSTMLSKQEGQIIGTAPEATYYLLLTEEDGPERPIEEAFWAVGAEKADSLGVDIIQSSLGYYDFDNAIYNYSHEDLDGKTTLISRAAEIATEKGIVVVTSAGNSGNDVWQKISFPADAPSVLAVGAVDRNEQITNFSSLGNSADGRIKPDVMAMGGGTTLLSREGGVSSANGTSFAAPLISGLVAGFMQKNPDLTQKEVMFAMRRAGDNYFSPNEQYGYGIPNFNRLNQIEIILGEENEDLTSKNSQVRVFPNPVANSLHIEVDEKLFIANEILNLQVYNLQGKLILTDILSTNKKEIEFPVVPKGMYILRIEGQNYQGTIKIIKD from the coding sequence ATGAAACTAAAACAATTACTATTTGTACAATTAATTATTATTATCTTTTTTAGTGCAGGGTTTTCTCATTCTGTTTTTTCTCAGATTAGCGAAGAAAGATTGGTTTATTTTACAGATAAAAATGGAACATCTTTTTCAATTAGCCGTCCTTTAGAGTTTCTTACCCAAAAAGCAGTTGATAGAAGAAATAAACAAGGAATTTCTATTACAGAGCAAGATTTACCTGTAAACATTGATTACATTAATCAGATAAAAGATTTGGGTGCAACTGTAAGTCATGGCATAAAATGGTTTAATGCAGCTATCGTAACAGCAGATGAAGCTACTTTTACAGAAATTCAAAACCTTTCTTTTGTAGAAAAAATAAATAAGATAGTTATTCATAATAACCCAAACCAAAGAGATAGAGTTTCGGCAACTTGTGAGGTGGCATCTTTGAATGATGAAGAAACTTGTCAAGAGTTTAACGTAAATAAAATAGCAGATATAAAAGACACAGAAGAAAATTTTGATTATGGAAATTCTTTAGCTCAAATTCAGATGTTGGGTGTAGATAAGATGCACGAACAAGGATATTTAGGGCAAGGAATTCATATTGCTGTTTTAGATGGTGGTTTTCTCAATACTAACTCTATATCTGCTTTCGCACATGCTGATATTCCTTTTGTCTATGATGTAGTTAGGAATGGAAAAAATATATATCGTACTTCTAATCACGGAACAAGAGTTCTTTCTACAATGCTATCAAAGCAAGAGGGACAAATTATAGGAACTGCTCCAGAGGCTACTTATTATCTACTTCTAACAGAAGAAGATGGTCCTGAAAGACCTATTGAGGAAGCATTTTGGGCTGTTGGCGCAGAAAAAGCAGATAGTTTGGGAGTAGATATTATTCAATCTTCTTTAGGCTATTATGATTTTGATAATGCAATTTATAACTATAGCCACGAAGATTTAGATGGAAAAACGACTCTTATCTCTAGAGCTGCCGAAATAGCAACTGAAAAAGGAATTGTAGTAGTAACAAGTGCAGGAAATAGTGGGAATGATGTTTGGCAAAAAATATCTTTTCCTGCTGATGCGCCTTCTGTGTTAGCTGTTGGAGCAGTAGATAGAAACGAACAAATAACAAATTTTTCCTCTCTAGGAAATAGTGCTGATGGAAGAATAAAGCCTGATGTAATGGCAATGGGAGGAGGAACAACACTTTTGAGTCGGGAAGGTGGAGTTAGCTCTGCAAATGGAACTTCTTTTGCTGCACCACTGATATCAGGCTTAGTAGCTGGTTTTATGCAAAAAAACCCTGACCTTACTCAAAAAGAAGTGATGTTTGCAATGCGTAGAGCTGGAGATAATTATTTTAGTCCGAACGAGCAGTACGGCTATGGCATTCCTAACTTTAATAGGTTAAACCAAATTGAAATTATTTTAGGAGAAGAAAATGAAGATTTGACAAGTAAAAATTCTCAAGTTCGTGTTTTTCCTAATCCAGTAGCAAATAGTTTGCATATAGAAGTAGATGAAAAGCTATTTATTGCTAATGAAATTCTGAATCTACAAGTTTATAACTTACAAGGAAAACTAATTTTGACTGATATTCTGAGTACAAATAAAAAAGAAATTGAATTTCCTGTTGTACCTAAAGGAATGTATATTTTAAGAATAGAAGGACAAAATTATCAAGGAACAATCAAGATTATCAAGGATTAA
- a CDS encoding HAMP domain-containing sensor histidine kinase yields MNKRTITLLLIFALLSIFGIISIQIYWVQRAFDANRKQNEQKIQVALQNIAEKIADYSKTTLPSQSPINQLSSDYYTVSVNCEIDAAVLEYFLKNEFSKRNIKTDFEYGIYDCDSEKMVYGNYISLNQDTKKAKQLKKELPKWEGQNYYFGIRFPSVSSRLVSEMDIWIFLSVILLLVIFFLVYGMFFIITQRQFSQAQKQFINNITHELKTPISILGIAAKVLINNNENTEITEEQTQKNKERKNQYAIIVKEQTERLDSQVEKLVELLMLERSSYVPLSLEKIDLKKTIEETINSFELEVLAKQDFQNQDFKIRFIGIESEIFIKADKVHFQNMLHNLLENAFKYNKNIPFVEIAILIQSKNKLTLSIKDNGIGIDKKFQKRIFDKFFRVQNKDIHTTKGFGLGLSYIRQVIKAHKWKINLKSKVNEGSIFFIELLYF; encoded by the coding sequence ATGAACAAACGAACAATTACTCTTCTTTTAATCTTTGCTCTGCTTTCTATTTTCGGAATTATTTCTATTCAGATTTATTGGGTACAACGAGCCTTTGATGCAAATAGAAAACAAAACGAACAAAAAATACAGGTTGCTTTACAAAATATTGCCGAAAAAATAGCCGATTATAGCAAAACTACTTTGCCTTCTCAAAGTCCGATTAATCAACTTTCTAGTGATTATTATACCGTAAGCGTAAATTGTGAAATTGATGCTGCTGTATTGGAATATTTTTTAAAAAATGAGTTTTCGAAGCGAAATATCAAGACTGATTTTGAATATGGAATTTATGATTGTGATAGCGAAAAAATGGTGTATGGAAATTATATTTCTTTAAATCAGGACACTAAAAAAGCAAAGCAACTTAAAAAAGAGCTTCCCAAATGGGAGGGGCAAAACTATTATTTTGGTATTCGTTTTCCTTCAGTTTCTTCTAGGCTTGTTTCAGAAATGGATATTTGGATATTTTTATCTGTAATCTTGCTTTTAGTTATTTTCTTTTTGGTCTATGGAATGTTTTTTATAATTACACAAAGGCAATTTTCACAAGCCCAAAAACAGTTTATCAATAATATCACGCACGAACTAAAAACACCCATTTCTATTTTAGGTATTGCTGCAAAGGTGTTGATAAATAATAATGAAAACACAGAAATTACAGAGGAACAAACCCAAAAAAATAAAGAAAGAAAAAATCAATATGCCATTATTGTAAAAGAACAAACTGAAAGATTAGACTCTCAAGTAGAAAAACTTGTCGAACTTTTGATGTTAGAACGAAGTAGTTATGTTCCTCTTTCCTTAGAAAAAATTGACCTTAAAAAAACAATTGAAGAAACCATAAATAGTTTTGAATTGGAGGTTTTGGCAAAACAGGATTTTCAGAATCAAGATTTCAAAATTCGATTCATAGGCATAGAAAGCGAGATTTTCATAAAAGCTGATAAAGTTCATTTTCAAAATATGTTACATAACCTGTTAGAAAACGCATTTAAGTACAATAAAAATATTCCTTTTGTAGAAATTGCTATATTAATTCAATCAAAAAATAAGCTTACTCTGTCTATAAAAGATAATGGAATAGGAATTGATAAAAAATTTCAAAAGCGAATATTTGATAAGTTTTTTAGAGTTCAAAACAAGGATATTCATACAACAAAAGGATTCGGATTAGGACTTAGTTACATCAGACAAGTAATAAAAGCTCACAAATGGAAAATAAATTTGAAAAGCAAAGTTAATGAAGGCTCAATTTTTTTCATAGAACTACTCTACTTTTAA
- a CDS encoding citrate synthase, which yields MSQNGKTIKLNYEGKEFELPLVEGTEGEVGIDIGTLRSATGLVTLDPGYKNTGSTKSAITFLDGEKGILRYRGYNIEELAEKASFLEVAYLIIFGELPDQASLTKFQNDVTNHTLIHEDMRKIFDGFPTTSHPMVVLSSLISVLSTFYPESMKSNRPPEEVYMSIVRLIAKVPTIAAWSYKNEMGHPVNYPDNSLNYGARFLKMMFALPTQEYEIDPVMVSALNKILILHADHEQNCSTSTIRIVGSSLANIYASVASATNALSGPLHGGANQQVIEMLEAIHSSGATIEDFMEKVKNREMRLMGFGHRVYKNFDPRAKILKKACDDILSKMGIEDPLLEIAKKLEKIALEDEFFIERKLYPNVDFYSGIIYRAMNLPTDMFTVMFAMGRLPGWIAQWKEMLEMKHPIGRPRQIYVGENERSFVPMADRKKVDHADIIQEDFA from the coding sequence ATGTCACAGAACGGAAAGACAATTAAACTTAACTACGAAGGCAAAGAATTTGAATTACCTCTTGTAGAGGGAACAGAAGGAGAAGTAGGTATAGATATCGGAACTTTAAGGTCTGCAACAGGACTTGTTACCCTTGACCCTGGGTATAAAAATACAGGCTCAACCAAAAGTGCAATTACATTTTTAGATGGTGAAAAAGGAATTTTGCGCTACCGTGGTTATAATATTGAAGAACTAGCAGAGAAAGCAAGTTTTTTAGAAGTAGCTTATCTTATCATTTTTGGAGAGCTTCCAGACCAAGCTTCACTTACAAAATTTCAGAACGATGTAACTAACCACACGCTTATCCATGAAGATATGCGTAAAATATTTGATGGCTTCCCAACTACTTCTCACCCAATGGTTGTTTTGTCTTCACTTATTTCGGTGTTGAGTACGTTCTATCCTGAGTCGATGAAGTCTAACCGTCCTCCAGAAGAAGTATATATGTCTATTGTTCGTCTGATTGCTAAAGTTCCAACTATTGCAGCTTGGTCTTACAAAAACGAAATGGGACACCCTGTAAATTATCCAGATAATAGCCTTAACTATGGCGCACGTTTCTTGAAGATGATGTTTGCTTTACCTACACAGGAATACGAAATTGACCCTGTAATGGTAAGTGCATTGAACAAGATTTTGATTCTTCATGCAGACCATGAGCAAAACTGTTCTACTTCAACGATTCGTATTGTAGGTTCTTCATTAGCTAATATTTATGCTTCTGTTGCTTCTGCTACAAATGCTTTGAGTGGACCTTTACATGGTGGAGCAAATCAGCAAGTAATCGAAATGTTGGAAGCTATTCATAGTAGTGGTGCAACGATTGAGGACTTTATGGAAAAAGTAAAAAATCGTGAAATGCGTTTGATGGGATTCGGACACCGTGTTTACAAAAACTTTGACCCACGAGCAAAAATCTTGAAAAAAGCGTGTGATGATATTTTATCTAAAATGGGTATTGAAGATCCGTTGTTAGAGATTGCTAAGAAATTAGAAAAAATTGCATTGGAAGATGAGTTCTTCATTGAAAGAAAATTATATCCAAATGTAGATTTTTATTCTGGAATTATCTATCGTGCCATGAACTTACCGACAGATATGTTTACGGTAATGTTTGCAATGGGACGTTTGCCAGGTTGGATTGCTCAATGGAAAGAAATGTTAGAAATGAAACACCCTATTGGTCGTCCTCGTCAGATTTATGTTGGAGAAAACGAAAGAAGTTTTGTTCCAATGGCAGATCGTAAGAAAGTAGATCATGCTGACATTATTCAAGAAGATTTTGCTTAA
- the rpmA gene encoding 50S ribosomal protein L27 — protein sequence MAHKKGVGSSRNGRDSESKRLGVKIWGGQVAKPGSIIVRQRGTKFHVGENVGIGKDHTIFSLIDGEVQFNKGYKRRSFVSVVPKSETAQA from the coding sequence ATGGCTCACAAGAAAGGTGTCGGTAGTTCACGAAATGGACGAGATTCGGAAAGTAAACGTCTAGGTGTAAAAATTTGGGGAGGGCAAGTAGCCAAACCAGGTAGCATCATCGTACGTCAGCGTGGAACAAAATTTCACGTAGGCGAAAATGTAGGAATTGGTAAAGACCATACTATATTTTCTCTTATTGATGGCGAAGTGCAATTTAACAAAGGATATAAAAGACGTTCTTTTGTTTCAGTAGTTCCTAAATCAGAAACTGCCCAAGCATAA
- a CDS encoding sigma-70 family RNA polymerase sigma factor has translation MKRTEKQLIYYEEQKQLLTEFCEGNEKAFSKLYQYYYGFVENYICKNKGTKEDAQDIFQETLIVFLEKLKKEDFYLTASLKTYIIAISKNMWLNSLRKKKKATVYSLTNSDEDNESNFNQNSLEKYSFILSQDFETELENEKPLLEKFDDYFSRLTSHCQNLLSTIVEEEKTTEEIQKEFGYTTRHNLHNQKHKCVKQLKKVKALAEIKK, from the coding sequence ATGAAAAGAACAGAAAAACAGCTCATTTATTACGAAGAACAAAAACAATTATTGACAGAGTTTTGCGAAGGAAACGAAAAAGCTTTTTCAAAACTCTATCAGTATTATTATGGCTTTGTAGAAAATTATATTTGCAAAAATAAGGGAACAAAAGAAGATGCTCAAGATATTTTTCAAGAAACATTAATTGTATTTTTAGAAAAACTCAAAAAAGAAGATTTTTATCTCACAGCCTCTCTTAAAACCTATATTATTGCAATCAGTAAAAATATGTGGCTCAATTCATTGAGAAAGAAGAAAAAAGCGACTGTATATTCTCTTACCAATTCTGATGAAGATAATGAAAGTAATTTTAATCAAAACTCTTTAGAAAAATATTCTTTTATTTTATCACAAGATTTTGAAACGGAGCTAGAAAATGAAAAACCATTGTTAGAAAAATTTGATGATTACTTTTCTCGCCTTACTTCGCATTGTCAGAACTTACTATCCACAATCGTAGAAGAAGAAAAAACAACTGAAGAAATTCAAAAAGAATTTGGTTATACTACTCGCCATAATCTTCACAACCAAAAACACAAATGCGTAAAGCAACTCAAAAAAGTAAAAGCATTAGCAGAGATAAAAAAATAA